The sequence accccAAAGTGGTCAAGTCGTAGTATATCAACTGCATTCATGGAGAGAATATAGAAACACATCCCTCTGAATCAACGTGAGTAAGTGACACCAGAGTTGAAGGGGAAAGGATAAAAGAATACAAGGAATCCAAAGAAGAATAACATAGTCGTTAGTTCTCATGCAATAAGCTGAGAACAGGTGGAATCTTTGAGGCAGGGAAGCagcaagaggaagggaaaaggggCGTTTtcagagggagaaaaagaacaggGTAAGAGCTAAAGCAGTAAtatggaaagagaaaaggcagTGGAAGATCGGAAAGTGGATCTATGCAGACACGCAAGAAGTGGTATTTTGCGCTCCATAGTACAGATGAGGACGAGCGGAAAAGAGGTGGCACGTGAGAAAGACCTGAGCGCTAGGGTCTTGAGAGGAACAAGCGTGGAACAGAGAGAATGGGGAGAATGAGGTTAGAAGATGAATGACGGGAACCGCCATGGATGAGAGACTACCTGTATAGTACTCAGCATCTAGGATGTGCTGGGTACGATTTTGACCGTGGCCTTTCAAGGCCTTGCAGGGCGCACTTGCCTTTTGTTGGCAATGCTTTTTTTCAAATACCCCGTCCCAGCCTCGTGACTCAGCGTCATGGTAAATAACATGACAtgcagaagaggagaggcTCATCGGAGATGGGGCATGTTGATAAAAGCCGTTGACAAAGTCGACCACTAAGGTATTCTTTATCCGTAAAGGAAAGGTCACACATCCAGAATTCTTCTTCAGACTTGTTGTGGCTTGCTCCAGAAGTCCAGACTAGCGACCACATCCTCGCCAGTTTCATCTTCATAGGCGTAAATTATCTCACGGGTGGAAGAATGCAACATGCGAATATTCTTTCCTGTCATGATGTGGATCAACTCACTGGTCTCAACATGGCGGATTTCGATGAAGTTGGGCTCAAACGCGAGAATGTAGGGATAAGACAGTGCGAAGGCATTGGGATTGCCTTCCCACGAAATCCTCCAATCTGGACGAGCACGCCAGCCATTGCGATTGACGAAGAACGAGAAATCGCTGTAGTTGAGAAGGAATTCCCCATTCATGCGCTCAATGTGAATTGGCTTCACGTTCTCCTTGCGGGCAACAAAGTCAAGAGATGTATCGGCTTGATCCAGGAGCGACTGAGTTTCCGTAGTTTCGAGACTGACAACCTCAAAGCCACGTGCACAGCCGACACACAGAGTTGATCGTAGGAAATGAATCGAAGAGGATTCAGCGGGAATATAATACTCCTTGAATGGCTTGAGTGTGTCCTGACCGCTCTGGAACATCTTGCTAACAGccgatttctttttcccctttgcgAGATTGTCCATCGGCTCGTACACCTTGATTGTACTGGACAACGCCGAGGTCTTTACGGAGCACACCAGATGGCGCCCTAGGCCAATTCCTGCTTTGAAGAAGTTGGCATGACCCTGAATCTTCTTGGGGCGCTTTGCCATGGTATTCTGTCCCTCGCCAATTTCAAGTGCGTCCAGTGGATAGGACTGCAGAGTCTTGTTGGCCAATACCAAGAGCAACTGGTACTCTTCTAGTGTGTCAATCTGGGTAACCTGACTTGCCTCAAGAACTTTCCTTGGTTTGGCGTTCTTGTCCTTTGGCCACCTCTCGGACAAGTAGATTCCGCTGTCAGTACCAAATACCAGTTTTCGTCCACCATCTGGGAGACTGTCAGTAAGAAAATCGCGAGCAAGGAGGGTATCGGGCCTCGAGAACGAGGTGCAAACATACCCACTGGAACGCAACAGTTCACGCGATTAATTGCAGAGAAGAAGTTTTCGCACAGCACAGTCTTGTTGTAGAAATTGCTGTTCCGCTCCCACAATTTTCGCTGCTGTTCCTCGACCATCTCGATGAATTTCCTTCGCTGTGTCGGGGATGTAGCGTACAGAGTCTGCTCATATCCGCCTTTGCCGAGATGACGGAAGGTGATCGGCAGCTGCCCATCTTTAGTAGGCGGAGGGTTAGGCGCGACTTTGTTGGACAGAAGACTAGATGAAGGCCGCTTGGAGATACCAAGGCGAGGAATGACTTCATCCATTTGAGCAATCACCAAAAGTTCCAAAGGAATGGGTTTCTTGTACACCCGGTACTCTTCGCGCTTGTTCACAACCTTGATCCGAACAAGGAGCACAGCATGATCGAATAAATAGGCAGTGACCTCAGAGCTTTCTCCGGTTGTCTTCTTGAAAGCCATCTTTGTGAGCATTTGGCGATTCTCCTCGGTGAGCTTCAGATCCACATAGTCGCCAGGGTTAAATTTCAATGAATTGTTCAGCTGCACAAGATTGAAGTGGTTTTCTGCCTTGCCACTCTCGGCATTCACCCGCGATAGGAAGCTCTTGATGAGCTTCACTGCCTTGGGGATATCTTCCTTGTCAGGATTGTCGTCACCTGTGTTCTTAAGCACCGATTCTAGCAGGAGTGGATATCGGGCAAGACGAGTGGTTGGTTTTGTGAGGTATCCGTTCAGCTCGAGCTTGCGAGATTCCTTCAATCGTTCAGTATCCTCCACAAACTTGGCAAAGGCCGGGTTTGaactcttctccttctcaaatTCGAATTTTCCGTACAGCTGGTTGGCACCATACTTGATGAACGGATCGAAGCGTGGTACATGCTGGAGGAAAATATCTCCCACAGTTTTCACCACATGACTCTCTTTCTGCCGAGCATTCAGAGCCTCGCAAAGTGCGCTGTTGACCTTCAAAACTTCCAAGCAATTTCCGAACACGGTGCGAATGAACTTCTCGCGCCTATGTTCAGGAATTGGGGAGTGAGTATTCGCGCCAGCCGCGCGAAGAGGACGCATCCAGAAATCTCGGAGGTATTCCAGatccttgacaaagtcacgCTCAGTATACATGATTTCGAAGATGATCTCCTGCCGCTTCTTTTCATGGTCATCAACACTTTCGGACACTTCCTTGGGGACCATGTTAATCCACAATTTCTGGTTGTCGttgtcgtcatcatcgtcgataCGCAGGCTCCCCTTGGAGCCGGACGTCCTCAGGATTGGCTGAGGTTTCAGATTCAAGCGCGCCTGTTGCTCGAGGCGCCGCGGGCACGCAATCGAATAGCAGAGACTGTCCCGAGTGCAAGTCGGCGAATAGCATTCGGTGAGGAGGGTGAACACGCCGTTGACTTCTGTGCCGACTGCACGATCTTCAGTCAGTGTCTCCTTGAATTGGTAGACCTCCCCTGGTGCGTCTCGAAGGCGGTGGTCGTAGGTGACATCATGGAAAAACTTTTGCGCATCCAATGCGCGGCCTAGAAGGAGAGCCAGGTTGCGGTCATTGGTTCGAATGATATTTGCAATCAGATCAACAGCATCGGTGCCAGAGAAAGCATTTTGATACGACAGGCCGTTCTTCTGCCTCTCACCGAGCGAGATCTTTTCACGAAACACATCAGCAACCCGTGACAAAAGGGCTGGATATACCACGGGGACTCGGCGCCGGGAGTCTCGCGACACAAGAGTGTTCTGGCCATTAGAACTTTGTGTAGCCTGACTCTGTACGCTCATCGTTCGATCTGGGGTGATTGTCGAAGCCATGGACATTGTACGAGAACGGGAAGAAGCGTCACTGGGTGGGCGAGTCTTGTTGGCGTACATTTCCGCAACATGATTCGGCATCGAGTCGTATCTGGGCGGCGGAGTCACTTGTTCGGGGCCCGAGGGAGGCCGTCGGTTTGGAATGGGCCTGCCGCTGTTCATGATATGCGTGTGGTTCGATTCGGTTGCATACGACGTCATTGACATTGCTCTCTCGTCCCGATGCCTGTCCGGCACAGGTCTTCCTAGTTGGGTCATTGCTGCAGCATTATGATGGTATTGGTTTTGACGCGTGACAGCGGTAGGATTCGGATTGAATGGAGGTGACGGCGTCGAACCTGGCATGAAGGACGGTCCACTGAGCTTGGCCATCGAGCGTGATCGTGTAGCGTCAGAATTTAAGGCGGGAGGCGGCATTGGTCGGCCAAGATCGCGAGGATCTGCATACTGAGGTGGTGGAGCAGGCCTAGAGTCCAGGCGTTGAGGTCTTGGGTAGGCGAAGCGCCCCGCCGCTCCGGGATATTGACGTGCGGGTGGAGGCTGGGGGGATGCTGACCCTGCCGCAGGCGTGTACGCTTGATATTTgcccggtggtggtgctggggGATATCCATTTTGAGGCGCGGGCTGTGAGGGGGCGTAGCCATTTGCCATTGATTGCCGAGtgggcggcggcggaggtcTCTGAAATTGAGGGTGGGCCACGTGCGACGACATTGTGTGCGCGCGACCTTGGTTGAACTGAGGAGTTTGCGAATTCATTGTCTGAGAGCGTCCTGGGGGGGGGCGCTCCCGAAGATATCATTATACGCGGCATCTCGTTGCACGGAGGAGGCAGGTCCATTGCCATAGGGCCGGTAGTTCCGGTTACGCTGACCTCCCAAGTCTGCCATGGTTCCAAGTTCTGCGATTGTCTCAATGTGCGCGAACAGGCCCTCGTTTTCTGGATGGTGCAGAATGAGAGCCGGTGATCTCGGAAACTCAGGGGAAATCCGGGCTCAGTCGTGACGGGGACAGCGTTGAGGATGTCGCAATCGAGTTGAGATCCGACCGTGGACCACCGACGACGGTGTAGGCGGCGAGGAGAGGTAGGCGATGCCGTAAAGAGCGAGGCGATCCGATTGTGGGCGACAGACTCGCTTTGTGTGATACTCCGATCCTGAGATGGCGCAACCGACTCGCCGGTCGAAACTTTGAGGGCACGCACGGCTCTAGGGACCGTTACGAGGAGAGCGCCAGGAGCCGTGAGCGCAGCAGAGTTCGGGCTCCTCGCCAGGTCATAACCTGAGCATTCCACCAACAGACGCTGTCAAAATGAATGGCCGGGAGAATAGAGGATGACGGTATGGGCGGAggagtggtggtggtgcttgtgttgatggtggtggggaaggggggagcAGGGACTGTTAAACTGCACTGATCGTCCTcttgagggggaggagagaggaacGAGGATGAGGCGAGGTGACGGGCCGCCCGGTACGTAATCTGGTAACAAAAACCGGCCAGTCTCTGGCAGACTACCCTGGCAAAGGTGCATGGTGGGTGTAAGGTACTGTCATGCCGTACTTATTGGAGTACTCCAGTAAAGCAGCCTTTTAAGGTTGCTTTCACCACTGCCGTCCGACTAGAGGCACTAATCCAGCCGCTTCGTCTGTCCATCTCCCGAACACGATTCGTTGATGTTAGATCAACTGGTATTTCAAGCCCTCCAAAGTGATACCGTGAACCGAAGGGTCTACAAAGCACAATGCTTACATTATCTGATGAAATCGAGTAAAGAATTCAATTTTGTTCGGTGGTGTCACTCTCAATTGGGGCGTATTGATAAAGACAGAACAGCAAAATGAAACTATTCATGCTTGCCAGGAAAGCAAGAGCCAGCAAAGTAGGTGGCAGTCGAGCACATATCACTGCAACGACAAGCTTGTCCGGCATGCCTTTCTCTGAGTTTGGTGTGCGCAGCCGCTATTGATCGGGCTTCCTGACGGGGCTTCCAGCTCCTGCCTGGACATCGGATTCGcgccctctctctctcagtgaAAGATCCTGCGGGGGACGAAGCAGGCGGCGTCCCAGAAACCGATCTGCCCCTGGTCCCATACCCACGATTTTGCAGCTTCTGCGAGGCCGTGGCAGAGAGGTTTTTTTAAAAGGGCTTTCTGTTCCTACTCGGAAATCAGAATCATGCCCTCTGCCTTTCACGAATGAACCAGGTTGGGGCCTACTGGGCTTGACGTTTCCGAGGACTCCACACATCACGCGCTTGTCAATGGGAGAGCGAAGAGGCAGCTGCTCGTTGGTCCCGTGCTGAGTGGTCAACAAGCGGCGAATGCAGTCCGGATCAATCTTCATCATGTCACAATTCCAAGCGGCGCTTCTCATGCACAACCCCTGTATAGTGGCCAAGGCATTCTCTTCAAGACATATGGGGGTACATTCGACCTCCGAATGCTCGAACTTCCCAAGCTGTGTCAACTTCACCGCAGGTCACACCAGGATGGTTGTTAAAAGGCTGGTCATCTGGCTTTGATTCGCCATCCTTGATGCAGCGAAATTCCATGACATGGACGAGTTCGTACGCAAGTAGCACTGCAATGAAAAGAAGGCCGGCCAATTTCTGACTATGAAGGCCTTGGCGTTGAAGAAGCCTCAAAGTCGTAATCCAGCACAAGGCAATCGGAGGGTTCATATGGTAGCAATTCTGTATCGGCAAACAAGGAAGATTCCGGACTCAGATCAGGCTCAAAGTCAATGTTCGGTATCACGCGCTGGGTAGACTCCAGAATCTCTTGCCTCGATAGTTCAATTTCAGCATCGTCATTGAGCCAAGTGTCTTTGGTACCCAGGCATCGGCGGCGTACAACCAAGGCATATGTCTGAGGACGATCCAGGATGATTCgagaggcgagaagaagagccgGCTATATCATTTCAAAGACCTGGTCTACGAGAACGGTGTCGCTGTCACGGAAGGTCAGAAATTTAGACCTGGGGATCAGGTTCTCGTTGTCCAGGTCACAGAATCCAGAAGGATAATCTGGGTAGTTCACCAAGGGGAAATCATAATCTTGGAGTATGAGGGAGAACTCCATATAGATCGAAACAGCCATGAGAACATCACTGCACTCAGCACTCT comes from Penicillium oxalicum strain HP7-1 chromosome I, whole genome shotgun sequence and encodes:
- a CDS encoding Rho1 guanine nucleotide exchange factor 1, whose translation is MKIDPDCIRRLLTTQHGTNEQLPLRSPIDKRVMCGVLGNVKPSYDLARSPNSAALTAPGALLVTVPRAVRALKVSTGESVAPSQDRSITQSESVAHNRIASLFTASPTSPRRLHRRRWSTVGSQLDCDILNAVPVTTEPGFPLSFRDHRLSFCTIQKTRACSRTLRQSQNLEPWQTWEVSVTGTTGPMAMDLPPPCNEMPRRSQTMNSQTPQFNQGRAHTMSSHVAHPQFQRPPPPPTRQSMANGYAPSQPAPQNGYPPAPPPGKYQAYTPAAGSASPQPPPARQYPGAAGRFAYPRPQRLDSRPAPPPQYADPRDLGRPMPPPALNSDATRSRSMAKLSGPSFMPGSTPSPPFNPNPTAVTRQNQYHHNAAAMTQLGRPVPDRHRDERAMSMTSYATESNHTHIMNSGRPIPNRRPPSGPEQVTPPPRYDSMPNHVAEMYANKTRPPSDASSRSRTMSMASTITPDRTMSVQSQATQSSNGQNTLVSRDSRRRVPVVYPALLSRVADVFREKISLGERQKNGLSYQNAFSGTDAVDLIANIIRTNDRNLALLLGRALDAQKFFHDVTYDHRLRDAPGEVYQFKETLTEDRAVGTEVNGVFTLLTECYSPTCTRDSLCYSIACPRRLEQQARLNLKPQPILRTSGSKGSLRIDDDDDNDNQKLWINMVPKEVSESVDDHEKKRQEIIFEIMYTERDFVKDLEYLRDFWMRPLRAAGANTHSPIPEHRREKFIRTVFGNCLEVLKVNSALCEALNARQKESHVVKTVGDIFLQHVPRFDPFIKYGANQLYGKFEFEKEKSSNPAFAKFVEDTERLKESRKLELNGYLTKPTTRLARYPLLLESVLKNTGDDNPDKEDIPKAVKLIKSFLSRVNAESGKAENHFNLVQLNNSLKFNPGDYVDLKLTEENRQMLTKMAFKKTTGESSEVTAYLFDHAVLLVRIKVVNKREEYRVYKKPIPLELLVIAQMDEVIPRLGISKRPSSSLLSNKVAPNPPPTKDGQLPITFRHLGKGGYEQTLYATSPTQRRKFIEMVEEQQRKLWERNSNFYNKTVLCENFFSAINRVNCCVPVDGGRKLVFGTDSGIYLSERWPKDKNAKPRKVLEASQVTQIDTLEEYQLLLVLANKTLQSYPLDALEIGEGQNTMAKRPKKIQGHANFFKAGIGLGRHLVCSVKTSALSSTIKVYEPMDNLAKGKKKSAVSKMFQSGQDTLKPFKEYYIPAESSSIHFLRSTLCVGCARGFEVVSLETTETQSLLDQADTSLDFVARKENVKPIHIERMNGEFLLNYSDFSFFVNRNGWRARPDWRISWEGNPNAFALSYPYILAFEPNFIEIRHVETSELIHIMTGKNIRMLHSSTREIIYAYEDETGEDVVASLDFWSKPQQV